TTGGCCAACTTAAGCGATTAACTTGAGTGTCCTTCAGCAACACGACATCTCCTTCTTGAATATTTTCTCTTTCTTAAGTCCATTTCTGTCGAACTTGTAAAGTTTGCAAGTATTCCACTCGCCAACGTTTCCAGGTATTGTACACGCTTCCACTGTGCATAATACATGTCTTTACAATCGAATGACACATCCTTTGGAATTAATACACTAGGCTTTTGAGTGATGATAAGATTAGGTGTGAGAGGCAATGGGTCATCAGAGTCCGTAGGTACACATGTTAAAGGCCTGGAGTTAATTATCGCAGACACTTCCGCTAACAATGTTACTAACACTTCATGTGATAGTTCTTTTCCAGGAAGTTCTGATAACATAGAGTCCAGGATTGATCGCGTTGTTTTTATCATTCTTTCCCATATATCTCCCATATGAGATGAATGAGGTGAATTAAAATGCCACTCTATGCCATTATCATATAAATGTTCCTTTATTGGTCCATCTTCTACATTGATACTATCAATACCGAGTTGGTCAGTGGCTCCGACGAAATTAGTACCTCTGTCAGACCTAATTAGTTTTACTTCCCCTCGAATAGCTATGAAACGTTTGAAGGCGTTAATAAATGACGAGGAAGTCATTTCCTCTACTACTTCTAGGTGAACACCTCTTGTGACTAGACATGTAAAAATGACGGCCCAACGCTTTGAATTCGCAACGCCACCTCTAGTGCGTCGGCTTATGATAGACCAAGGTCCGAAGGTGTCGATACCTATGGATGTAAATGGTGTTTAAGGGATCACACGGTCCTCAGGCAAGTCGGCCATCTTTTGTTGTTCGGTATGTCTGCGAAGCTTGCGGCAAGTTATACACTTGTAAATCATTGATGAAACAAGACGCTTTTCACCTACTATCCAGTATCCTCCTGTTCGTATTGCTCCTGATGTAAATTGTCTTCCTTGGTGTTTTATCCTTTGATGAAAGTaacgaaaaaagtaaaatcacaaaaatactgaactcagaggaaaatcaatttggaaagtccataatcacatggcaaaatcaaaaaacaaaacgcatcaacaacgaatggacaagaactgtcatattcctgacttggtacaggcattttcaaatgtagaaaatggtggattaaacctggttctatagcgctaaccctctcactttaataacagtcttatcaaattccgttacatttacatgatgcgttaaataaagtcacaatcaatataatagtcaaaatatgggaacatcagtcatcatcgtataacaatttaacaggacacaacaacatctactatctacgaacacatggattgatttgagtgtctgacgtcagaaaaattatatacgtcacataaatttgtcgttcaatgtgcatacaatagttatcaaaagtacctggattataaacaattttaaattttacataggcaatgagcgcagacagggttaaaaaatcaaaagtatgtaagaataaattacagaaatcaatttagtccaaaagttatacatagaatttatgagaatccaaatcttttaaaagggaacaatttaacaggacacacaAAAtcctatccacgaacacatggatctacttgagtgtccgacgtcagaaaaattatatacgtcacataaatttgtcgttcaatgtgcatacaaacaattttaaaatttacataggcaatgtacgcatacagggttaaaaaatccaaagtatgtaagaataaattacagaaatagaccgagattcaaactagtccaaaaattatacatagaatatatgagaatccaaaactttttaaagggaacaatttaacagatcacaataacatctactgtctaagaacacatggattgatttgagtgtctgacgttagaaaaattatatacgtcacataaatttgttgttcaatgtgcatacaaacaattttaatttttttttcataggcagtgtacgcatacagagttaaaaaatcaaaagtatgttagaataaattacagaaatagaccgagattcaaactagttcaaaagttatacatagaatttatgagaatccaaaaattgtcaattccactacgccattgattgattttgacgtttgtggttcaacgtatatagtaattcataatagaaatatatcataatgacatattatagacaaatatcatactgacgggatcttttaaagtacagagtcacgttataagcacaaaagaaatacaaagagtcacatatacaaaacaaatcaaaatgaattatCAAAGTTGCAATCCAATGTCTACTAGGTATTAAGATTGGATTCCTTTCATCGGGTTGTACATTTGCCATTTTGATACGCCCACCAACACGCAGAATGCCTTCATTGTCGATAAATGGACTTAACTGCAACAGTGCACTATTTCCACGTAGTGGCTTGCCATTTTAAATACAATCGATTTCGTCTGAAAAAATCTCGTTTTGCACAACTCCAACAACAAACATCTCTGCATCCCTGAATCGACACCTAGTTTCTTTTGAGATTTCATTAACAAGAAAGTTCTTTATCAGCGCAATTGATCTAACAAGTGACTTCCAGTTTCCAAATCTTTCGAATCGTTGTGATCCTAAGGAGAGTTTCTCGAGACTCGTTGTTTTTCTAGTTTTAATGTCAGGACGTATTTCGTTATCTGTGTCAGGATTGATGAGAGAAAATCTTTCAATAGTTTCATCGGCATCCTTTTTTATCACCGGACCAGATAGCCATATACTATTTTCTAATTTCGAAGGAATAATTGATCGAGTTGCCAGATCGGCTGGGTTGCCATCTGTATGCACATAAGACCATTGCTCGGAATTTGACACTGGGTGGATTTTCGCAATGTTCACGGTTTGAAACATAATTGTAAAATCGTCGTGATGAATTGAAGATGTACCCTAGTACAACTTTACTGTCGGTATAATACTGAATATCAGACAAAGGTATATCTAACTGGTCGGATATTGTTTGTCCTATTTCTGTTGCTAGCAAAGCTCCACAAAGTTCTAAGCGTGGAATCGTATGAGTGTGACTGGGTGCAACTTTTGCCTTTCCCATAATAAAACCAAAATTCTTATCGTCATCTAGTTGTATGTAACCAACTGCGGCTATTGCCTTCTCTGATGCGTCGGAATAGATGCGAATCTTCCTTGTGTTCGCTAAACTAAATGAAGTAGGTACAAACATCCTTTTGAATTTTACTGTTTCCAAATCAAAGAGTGACGTTCTCCAAGATTCCCACTCGTTGTAAACCTCTTCCTGTAACGGTTCATCCCACATGATCTGTCCTGTCATAACTGATCTGAGCAGTAATTTTCCTTTAATAGTTAATGGCGCTAAGTATCCAAGAGGATCAAATATACTGTTTATTGTTGACAATAATCCTCGATTTGACATCTCTATCGATGTAGTACATGAAAGTATCAGTTTCAAGGTCCCAGTTCATACCAAGGCTATGTTGTATTGGAAGAATATCGGAACTAAGGTCGAGATCCTTAAGATTTTTTGCAAGATCTTCATTATCAAACGAATGCATAACTTCCTCAACATTTGAAGATATCTTGTGTAGTCGAATGTTACCAATAGATTTTTAAGCTGACTTAGTTCTCTTCATGAGATCAATTGCTTCGGCGGTAGAAGGTTTCGAAGTTAAACCATCATCAACGTAGAAATCTCTAGTGACAAAATCAAGCATGTCGGAGCCAAACTCATTTTCTCCTTCCATGGCAGTTTTTCTAAGTCCGTATGACGCAATAGCAGGACTAGGACTATTGCCGAACACGTGCACACACATGAGATACACTGTTAGAGGTTGGTCAAAATCATTGTCGGTGTACCAGAAAAATCGTAGATAGTCTCTGTGTTTTTCATCAACtttaaaactgtaaaacatttgttCTATATCGCCCATGATGGCCACTTGCTCCCTACGGAAGCGGAGCAACACACCGATTAGATTATTCGTCAAATCTGGTCCACTAAGCAACACATTGTTAAGAGACACGCCATCAAATTGTGCAGAGGAATCAAACACAGCACGAAGTTTCCCAGGTTTCTCTGGGTGATAAACCCCGAATATTGGCAAATACCATTGTTCCTGATCATCGTTGATATGTGGGGCCTTCTCAGCATGACCATTTTCTAGAATTGTATTCATGAAAGTGAAGAAATGTTCACGCTTCTGAAGATCTTTGCGAAGATTTGCATCTAGACCTTTGGCTCTTTTCCATGCtagatttctgtaatttggtagaACTTGAAGATCTTGTCGAAACGGTAATGGGGCGGACCAATTACCACTTGAGTCCTTCCAAAAGTTTGTATCCATAGATTCTATAAATTCTCTGTCATCACGAGACAGTCCAGGTTTATCATCATCAGGACGGCGAATAAACACATCTTTGCCAATGTTGTCGTATGCACTTTCATTAACTTCAAGTGTACGCACTTCATCAATTTTAAGTTCACTTGTACACGGTGGAAATATCGATATTCTATCGGAAGAAAGTAAGTATGTCTTTTTAACACGAGTTTCGTCCGGATAGTGCAGTTTTCCGAGACAAGTTTCACCAATAACTGTCCATCCCAGAGGAAGTTTCTGTGCATAAGGCGCATTCCCAGATCCAATTCTTTGATCAAGCACGAGATGAGCAGAAATGAGATCACGTCCAATTAAGAGCAAGATTTCGGACTCTTCGTCAAGAGGTTCGATAAATTCAACGAGATCACTGAGATgattatgaaacaaaacaacttCCTGAGTAGGTATTTCGTCTTTAGAATCTGGAATGAGGTTACACTCTAAAATGTCAGGCACATGTAATTGAGTTTGTTTATCTAATGACTCGACGACTAATTATATAAACCACTAAGCTTTCGACCAGATGCTTGAGATTTTCCGGAACATGTTGACAAGGTAAAATCAGAGACACTCGTTGATCCAAAGTAATCGAAGAGTTCCGATTTTCCTAAAGTCATATTCGATTGATCGTCCATTAAAGCATATACTTTTAGCCTTCTATCAGGATTGTCACTACGATACACTTCTACCGGTATTATCTTTGCGCATGATTTGCCACCAAATTTATCCATGCAAATCTGTGTGCATGCTGATTGTATAGGAGTTTGAACTTCATGTTCCACATCAACAGGCTCCCCGCCATGACCTGATGGCCTTGTAGACTGTTGATCTCGATTTGTTATGTGCAGTGCTGTAGGGTGATCTGTTTTTCCACACTCCCCACATTTGATTGCGTTAGGACAGTTCCGTTTATATGTGATGCTGACAAGCAACATCCGAAACATAATTTGTTCAACTTCAAAAATTGTCTACGTTCTTGTATTGGCTTTGATTTGAATGTTCTACAATCATTAAGTGTATGGTTTGTACCATGAATCAAACATTTCTCACGAGGGTCGACACTTTGACTCCTCTCATTTTTTGTTTCAGCGAAGTCTGTTTTCCTGGTACGAACGTCATTAAATTTCCCTTTTGTTGTTGGTTGTTTATCCTTAAAACCAGTGTTTGCCTGTCATATAAAAAACTCGGATTGTTCTTTACCTTACTTTGTTGCTGAATAAACTGAGCAAATACATGAAATGGCggatatattgttttgtttttatcgttATAATAAATGGCCATACTAGTCCATCGTTCTTGAAGCTGATATGGAAGCTTAGCTACGATTGGCGTTACACCAACTGATGAgtcaaaataggaaaatataACCTTGTAATTGTCATTTtctttcacagatgatatctcTGACAAGATGTCTGACAGATCATACAACTTAAAATAATCTTTGTTTGTAATGCGCGGAAAAGCTGCTAGTTTTGTCTTGAGTGCACTATCGATAAGCTCTGGGCTACAATACCTTTCATTTAATCTCTCCCAGATTAGTTTTAGAGCTCTTGACGGATTGTTAGTATTCGCAGCTTTGATACTTTGAACTTGTGTTTTAGAACTAGGACCAGTCCACTTTAACAAAAGGTCTATTTCCTCACTTGAATCTGCATCAATCTCTTTGACTATTTTCATGAAACTGTCCTTCCAAGATGGATAATACTCGGGtttgtcattaaaaatattaaaccttGACATTAAGAGATCACGTTTTAGCAAGAAACGTGTGAAATCAGTAGCAAGAGTTCTATCACTCGGATAAGGATGATTATCTGACGCATGCATATctgcaataatattttttcttggaATGAACGAGTTGGCGTGTGGGTCTAATGTTCCACTGACATGTGTGTTTTCTTGATCGATATGAGttgaatgtttgttttctttttcgaTATGAAATGCATCAGTGTTTTCTTTGTCGATCTCAACTGAACTAATTTGTTTCTGAACATGATTTCGAATCAAGCGGAGGTTGATCAGGCAACACTTGTGACATATTTTCATCGCATTCATTTTGCAAAGTATTAGCCTCCGCTTCAACTGCTGCTGCTTCCTTCTGTCGAGAAAGCAGGTCTAAATCTGCTTCAATGTTGGCCTTCTTGCGTTCTACTTTTGCTGATTCTATCGACCTTTTCTCTTCTATAAGAGCCTTCTCCTTCAATATTAAAGTTTCTTTTTCTGCAAAATGAACTTTCACCTTTGCAGCTTCAGCTTTGGCCCTTGCTCTTGCAAGAACTGATGAAGAGGAGGAACTATGTGTTTTTCTGGATGAGTGGCTTCTCCTAGAACTTCTGCTAGCTAAGGAATTCTCTCTCTCTATAGCACGTAATTCATTAATGAATGTGTTCATTCGTTTACTTTCTGTTTCCACAAATTGCGTAAAATCTTGCATTTCACCTGATAGTTTATGAACTTCATCCATGCCTTCAGCAGTGTTCGTCCTTGAAAGAAAATCTAAGTATTCTTTACAAATTGTGTCATAACGTACAGTTCCAC
The nucleotide sequence above comes from Mytilus trossulus isolate FHL-02 chromosome 5, PNRI_Mtr1.1.1.hap1, whole genome shotgun sequence. Encoded proteins:
- the LOC134717867 gene encoding uncharacterized protein LOC134717867 yields the protein MSNRGLLSTINSIFDPLGYLAPLTIKGKLLLRSVMTGQIMWDEPLQEEVYNEWESWRTSLFDLETVKFKRMFVPTSFSLANTRKIRIYSDASEKAIAAVGYIQLDDDKNFGFIMGKAKVAPSHTHTIPRLELCGALLATEIGQTISDQLDIPLSDIQYYTDSKVVLGYIFNSSRRFYNYVSNREHCENPPSVKFRAMVLCAYRWQPSRSGNSINYSFEIRK